A single region of the Microtus ochrogaster isolate Prairie Vole_2 chromosome 2, MicOch1.0, whole genome shotgun sequence genome encodes:
- the Ankrd13a gene encoding ankyrin repeat domain-containing protein 13A isoform X2, translated as MSSARDASSRFPLHLLVWNNDYRQLEKELRGQNAEALDPRGRTLLHLAVSLGHLESARVLLRHKADVTKENGQGWTVLHEAVSTGDPEMVYTVLQHRDYHNTSMALEGVPELLHKILEAPDFYVQMKWEFTSWVPLVSRICPNDVCRIWKSGAKLRVDITLLGFENMSWIRGRRSFIFKGGDNWAELMEVNHDDRVVTTEHFDLSQEMERLTLDLMKPKSREVERRLTSPVINTSLDTKNIAFERTKSGFWGWRTDKAEVVNGYEAKVYTVNNVSVITKIRTEHLTEEEKKRYKEDRNPLESLLGTVEHQFGAQGDLTTECATVNNPTAITPDEYFDEDFDLKDRDIGRPKELTIRTQKFKATLWMCEEFPLSLVEQVIPIIDLMARTSAHFARLRDFIKLDFPPGFPVKIEIPLFHVLNARITFGNVNGCSTAEESHNVEGIHADTASEVTNFEVDQSVFEIPESYHVQDNGRNVHLQDEDYEIMQFAIQQSLLESSRSQGLSGPASNGGISPTHSYEAQYERAIQESLLTTMEGSCPGALSESSRFDSDLQLAMELSAKELAEQELRLQEEEAELQQVLRLSLTEK; from the exons AATGCAGAGGCCCTGGACCCACGGGGTCGAACGTTATTGCATCTTGCGGTTTCTTTGGGACATTTGGAATCTGCTCGAGTCTTGCTGCGACATAAAGCAGATGTGACCAAAGAAAATGGCCAGGGATGGACAG ttttacaTGAAGCAGTGAGCACGGGTGACCCCGAGATGGTGTACACAGTCCTGCAGCACCGAGACTACCACAACACATCCATGGCCCTCGAAGGTGTACCTGAGCTGCTACACAAAATTCTTGAG GCCCCGGATTTCTATGTGCAGATGAAATGGGAGTTCACCAGCTGGG TGCCCTTGGTTTCTAGAATATGCCCCAATGATGTCTGTCGCATCTGGAAGAGCGGTGCGAAGTTGCGCGTGGACATCACTCTGCTGGGGTTTGAAAACATGAGCTGGATAAGAGGGAGACGAAGTTTCATATTTAAGGGAGGAG ACAACTGGGCAGAGCTGATGGAAGTCAACCACGATGACAGAGTGGTCACCACTGAACACTTTGATCTTTCCCAAGAAATGGAGCGCCTCACCCTGGACCTCATGAAGCCAAAAAGCAGGGAGGTTGAACGGCGGCTCACAAGCCCAGTCATCAACACCAGCCTTGACACCAAGAATATCGCCTTTGAAAG AACTAAATCCGgattctggggctggaggacaGATAAAGCAGAAGTTGTTAATGGTTACGAAGCAAAG GTTTACACAGTAAACAATGTGAGTGTGATAACCAAAATACGGACAGAACACCtgacagaggaggaaaagaagagatatAAAG AGGACCGGAATCCACTGGAGTCTCTGCTGGGAACTGTGGAACATCAGTTTGGTGCTCAAGGG GACCTCACCACAGAGTGTGCCACCGTAAATAACCCCACGGCCATCACACCCGATGAGTACTTTGATGAAGACTTTGATCTGAAAGACAGGGACATTGGAAGGCCAAAAGAGCTGACGATTAGAACACAAAA GTTTAAAGCTACACTGTGGATGTGCGAAGAGTTCCCTCTCTCCCTTGTGGAGCAGGTCATTCCTATCATTGACCTCATGGCTCGAACCAGTGCTCATTTTGCAAGACTGAGAGATTTTATCAAATTGGACTTTCCTCCTGGATTCCCTGTCAAAATAG AAATCCCCTTGTTTCACGTTTTGAACGCACGGATTACATTTGGAAATGTTAATGGCTGTAGCACTGCTGAAGAGAGTCACAATGTGGAGGGGATCCATGCCGACACAG CTTCCGAGGTCACAAACTTCGAAGTTGATCAGTCTGTGTTTGAAATCCCTGAATCCTATCATGTTCAAGACAACGGCAGGAACGTGCATCTCCAAGATGAGGACTATGAGATAATGCAGTTTGCCATCCAGCAGAGCCTGTTGGAGTCCAGCAGGAGCCAG GGACTTTCAGGACCAGCTTCAAATGGAGGGATCAGCCCCACCCACAGCTATGAAGCCCAGTATGAAAG GGCCATCCAGGAGAGCCTTCTAACCACCATGGAAGGCTCGTGCCCAGGTGCCCTCAGTGAGTCGAGCCGTTTTGATAGTGACCTGCAGCTGGCCATGGAGCTGTCTGCCAAAGAGCTGGCGGAACAGGAGCTAAGGCTCCAGGAGGAAGAGGCCGAACTCCAGCAAGTCTTACGGCTGTCACTCACTGAGAAGTAG
- the Ankrd13a gene encoding ankyrin repeat domain-containing protein 13A isoform X1 → MSSARDASSRFPLHLLVWNNDYRQLEKELRGQNAEALDPRGRTLLHLAVSLGHLESARVLLRHKADVTKENGQGWTVLHEAVSTGDPEMVYTVLQHRDYHNTSMALEGVPELLHKILEAPDFYVQMKWEFTSWVPLVSRICPNDVCRIWKSGAKLRVDITLLGFENMSWIRGRRSFIFKGGDNWAELMEVNHDDRVVTTEHFDLSQEMERLTLDLMKPKSREVERRLTSPVINTSLDTKNIAFERTKSGFWGWRTDKAEVVNGYEAKVYTVNNVSVITKIRTEHLTEEEKKRYKEDRNPLESLLGTVEHQFGAQGQDLTTECATVNNPTAITPDEYFDEDFDLKDRDIGRPKELTIRTQKFKATLWMCEEFPLSLVEQVIPIIDLMARTSAHFARLRDFIKLDFPPGFPVKIEIPLFHVLNARITFGNVNGCSTAEESHNVEGIHADTASEVTNFEVDQSVFEIPESYHVQDNGRNVHLQDEDYEIMQFAIQQSLLESSRSQGLSGPASNGGISPTHSYEAQYERAIQESLLTTMEGSCPGALSESSRFDSDLQLAMELSAKELAEQELRLQEEEAELQQVLRLSLTEK, encoded by the exons AATGCAGAGGCCCTGGACCCACGGGGTCGAACGTTATTGCATCTTGCGGTTTCTTTGGGACATTTGGAATCTGCTCGAGTCTTGCTGCGACATAAAGCAGATGTGACCAAAGAAAATGGCCAGGGATGGACAG ttttacaTGAAGCAGTGAGCACGGGTGACCCCGAGATGGTGTACACAGTCCTGCAGCACCGAGACTACCACAACACATCCATGGCCCTCGAAGGTGTACCTGAGCTGCTACACAAAATTCTTGAG GCCCCGGATTTCTATGTGCAGATGAAATGGGAGTTCACCAGCTGGG TGCCCTTGGTTTCTAGAATATGCCCCAATGATGTCTGTCGCATCTGGAAGAGCGGTGCGAAGTTGCGCGTGGACATCACTCTGCTGGGGTTTGAAAACATGAGCTGGATAAGAGGGAGACGAAGTTTCATATTTAAGGGAGGAG ACAACTGGGCAGAGCTGATGGAAGTCAACCACGATGACAGAGTGGTCACCACTGAACACTTTGATCTTTCCCAAGAAATGGAGCGCCTCACCCTGGACCTCATGAAGCCAAAAAGCAGGGAGGTTGAACGGCGGCTCACAAGCCCAGTCATCAACACCAGCCTTGACACCAAGAATATCGCCTTTGAAAG AACTAAATCCGgattctggggctggaggacaGATAAAGCAGAAGTTGTTAATGGTTACGAAGCAAAG GTTTACACAGTAAACAATGTGAGTGTGATAACCAAAATACGGACAGAACACCtgacagaggaggaaaagaagagatatAAAG AGGACCGGAATCCACTGGAGTCTCTGCTGGGAACTGTGGAACATCAGTTTGGTGCTCAAGGG CAGGACCTCACCACAGAGTGTGCCACCGTAAATAACCCCACGGCCATCACACCCGATGAGTACTTTGATGAAGACTTTGATCTGAAAGACAGGGACATTGGAAGGCCAAAAGAGCTGACGATTAGAACACAAAA GTTTAAAGCTACACTGTGGATGTGCGAAGAGTTCCCTCTCTCCCTTGTGGAGCAGGTCATTCCTATCATTGACCTCATGGCTCGAACCAGTGCTCATTTTGCAAGACTGAGAGATTTTATCAAATTGGACTTTCCTCCTGGATTCCCTGTCAAAATAG AAATCCCCTTGTTTCACGTTTTGAACGCACGGATTACATTTGGAAATGTTAATGGCTGTAGCACTGCTGAAGAGAGTCACAATGTGGAGGGGATCCATGCCGACACAG CTTCCGAGGTCACAAACTTCGAAGTTGATCAGTCTGTGTTTGAAATCCCTGAATCCTATCATGTTCAAGACAACGGCAGGAACGTGCATCTCCAAGATGAGGACTATGAGATAATGCAGTTTGCCATCCAGCAGAGCCTGTTGGAGTCCAGCAGGAGCCAG GGACTTTCAGGACCAGCTTCAAATGGAGGGATCAGCCCCACCCACAGCTATGAAGCCCAGTATGAAAG GGCCATCCAGGAGAGCCTTCTAACCACCATGGAAGGCTCGTGCCCAGGTGCCCTCAGTGAGTCGAGCCGTTTTGATAGTGACCTGCAGCTGGCCATGGAGCTGTCTGCCAAAGAGCTGGCGGAACAGGAGCTAAGGCTCCAGGAGGAAGAGGCCGAACTCCAGCAAGTCTTACGGCTGTCACTCACTGAGAAGTAG